One part of the Leucobacter triazinivorans genome encodes these proteins:
- a CDS encoding helix-turn-helix transcriptional regulator, which translates to MDTNNELHRLGLEPLLDISELASYLGVPVSTIYDWRTRGQGPRAHRFGKHLKFTLSDVQSWIAEQRDIEPAANQTEAAK; encoded by the coding sequence ATGGACACAAACAACGAACTGCACCGCCTCGGGCTCGAACCCCTTCTCGACATCAGCGAACTCGCCTCCTACCTCGGAGTACCCGTCTCGACGATCTACGACTGGCGCACCAGAGGGCAGGGGCCGCGAGCGCACCGCTTCGGGAAGCATCTCAAGTTCACGCTCTCTGATGTACAGAGTTGGATCGCCGAGCAGCGCGACATCGAACCTGCTGCGAATCAGACGGAGGCAGCAAAATGA
- a CDS encoding GntR family transcriptional regulator has product MTLDVRIDPQDPHPPFDQLRRRLIEQIMERRLPSGTKLPSVRALAAELGLAPNTVARAYRELEAEGYLITRGRGGTTVAPVAAVDEGTRLRASELVQEYVSGMRALGFGPETIVGEVRRAL; this is encoded by the coding sequence GTGACGCTCGACGTGAGGATCGATCCGCAGGATCCGCATCCGCCCTTCGACCAGCTGCGCCGTCGGTTGATCGAGCAGATCATGGAGCGCCGTCTGCCCAGCGGCACGAAGCTGCCCTCGGTGCGCGCGCTCGCGGCCGAACTGGGCCTCGCGCCGAATACGGTCGCGCGCGCATACCGGGAGCTCGAGGCCGAGGGGTACCTCATCACCCGAGGCCGGGGCGGCACCACGGTCGCGCCGGTCGCGGCCGTCGACGAAGGGACCCGCCTGCGGGCGTCGGAGCTGGTGCAGGAGTACGTCTCCGGCATGCGCGCCCTGGGGTTCGGGCCCGAAACCATCGTGGGCGAGGTGCGCCGCGCGCTCTGA
- a CDS encoding LLM class flavin-dependent oxidoreductase, translating into MSDPRTDPARTSEPDGPAGTTPPAAPAPLRAVASATPEQLILGLDTFGDVTHTAAGEPVHHAQVIRDVVEQAVLADRLGVDAITLGEHHRDDFALSSPEIALAAIAGRTERILLGTGVTVLSSDDPVRVYERFATLDAVSSGRAEVVLGRGSFTESFPLFGYRLEDYDTLFSEKLDLFTRLRAEGPVTWSGTLRSPLAGQEVFPKTQQEDGVRAWIGVGGSPQSVLRTVQVGIPMMLAIIGGDPSRFLPFANLYRQAQRELGREPMPLGVHSPGHVAASDAEAREQLWPHFEANRNRIGGERGWPRTTRAEFEHEADAGSLYVGSAETVAQRIAATVRTLGADRFDLKYANGTMPHEQLLASIELYGREVIPRVRELLSR; encoded by the coding sequence ATGAGCGATCCCCGGACCGATCCCGCGCGCACGTCCGAGCCCGACGGCCCCGCGGGCACGACGCCTCCCGCCGCCCCGGCGCCCCTGCGGGCCGTTGCGAGCGCGACGCCCGAGCAGCTCATCCTCGGCCTCGACACCTTCGGCGATGTGACGCACACAGCCGCGGGCGAGCCCGTGCACCACGCGCAGGTCATCCGGGACGTCGTGGAGCAGGCCGTGCTCGCCGACCGGCTCGGCGTCGACGCGATCACGCTCGGCGAGCACCACCGCGACGACTTCGCGCTGAGCAGCCCCGAGATCGCGCTCGCAGCCATCGCGGGGCGCACCGAGCGGATCCTGCTCGGCACCGGTGTCACGGTGCTCTCGAGCGACGACCCCGTGCGGGTGTACGAGCGCTTCGCCACGCTCGACGCCGTGAGCTCGGGGCGCGCCGAGGTGGTGCTGGGGCGCGGATCCTTCACCGAGTCCTTCCCGCTCTTCGGGTACCGGCTCGAGGACTACGACACGCTCTTCTCCGAGAAGCTCGACCTCTTCACCAGGCTGCGGGCCGAGGGTCCGGTCACCTGGTCGGGCACCCTCCGCAGCCCGCTGGCGGGCCAGGAGGTGTTCCCCAAGACGCAGCAGGAGGACGGCGTGCGCGCGTGGATCGGCGTGGGCGGCAGTCCGCAGTCGGTGCTGCGCACCGTGCAGGTCGGGATCCCGATGATGCTCGCGATCATCGGCGGCGATCCCTCTCGCTTCCTGCCCTTCGCGAACCTCTATCGGCAGGCCCAGAGGGAACTGGGGCGGGAGCCCATGCCGCTCGGCGTGCACTCCCCCGGCCACGTCGCGGCGAGCGACGCCGAGGCCCGGGAGCAGCTCTGGCCGCACTTCGAGGCCAACCGCAACCGCATCGGCGGCGAGCGCGGCTGGCCGCGCACCACGCGCGCCGAGTTCGAGCACGAGGCCGACGCGGGATCGCTCTACGTGGGCTCGGCCGAGACGGTGGCGCAGCGGATCGCAGCGACCGTGCGCACCCTGGGCGCCGACCGCTTCGACCTCAAGTACGCCAACGGCACGATGCCCCACGAGCAGCTGCTGGCGAGCATCGAGCTCTACGGCCGCGAGGTGATCCCGCGCGTGCGTGAGCTGCTGTCCCGGTAG